One window of the Nicotiana tabacum cultivar K326 chromosome 4, ASM71507v2, whole genome shotgun sequence genome contains the following:
- the LOC107819637 gene encoding adenylyl-sulfate kinase 3, translating into MSTLGNPANIFWHECPVGKAEREKLLNQQGCVVWITGLSGSGKSTLACSLGRELHTRGNLSYVLDGDNLRHGLNKNLGFSAEDRTENIRRVGEVSKLFADAGLICIASLISPYRKDRDACRALFPDKSFIEVFMNMPLELCEGRDPKGLYKLARAGKIKGFTGIDDPYEPPLNCEIEIQQKDGVVPTPHEMAGQVVSYMEDRGFLEAE; encoded by the exons ATGTCTACCTTGGGAAATCCTGCAAACATATTCTGGCATGAATGTCCAGTTGGAAAGGCAGAGAGGGAAAAGCTGCTTAACCAACAGGGATGTGTTGTATGGATTACAGGTCTCAGTGGATCAG GTAAAAGCACACTTGCCTGTTCCCTAGGTAGAGAATTACACACAAGGGGTAACCTCTCTTATGTTCTTGATGGTGACAACCTTAGGCATGGTCTGAACAAGAATCTTGGATTCTCGGCAGAAGATCGGACTGAAAATATACGTAGGGTTG GTGAAGTTTCAAAGCTCTTTGCAGATGCTGGATTAATATGCATTGCAAGTTTGATATCTCCTTACAGAAAGGATCGTGATGCTTGCCGAGCATTATTTCCGGATAAAAGTTTTATTGAG GTTTTTATGAATATGCCTCTGGAACTGTGTGAAGGAAGAGATCCAAAAGGCCTGTACAAGCTTGCTCGTGCTGGAAAGATCAAAG GTTTTACCGGAATTGATGATCCTTATGAACCGCCATTGAACTGTGAG ATTGAAATACAACAAAAAGATGGAGTAGTTCCGACACCACATGAGATGGCTGGGCAAGTTGTCTCTTACATGGAGGACAGAGGCTTTCTGGAAGCTGAGTAA